The Dreissena polymorpha isolate Duluth1 chromosome 9, UMN_Dpol_1.0, whole genome shotgun sequence genome contains the following window.
acatccagactccacaatgcagtttttgcacgcgttttcctcgatctacgagcattattcattcgatccttcattccgtccgatttgtcgagcgcactaattcatattggtatatggtgaatattcatataaatgtacggtctttagtaccaacatcttgaaactgcgttgtcaagtatgtttgaggttctgcaactttgacacgcgaaaggacattgtccagagacgcgtgaaccatagtagtagattttatttcattgcgtcagattttgtatttgaactgtgaacacttaatgaatattattacaaacacacctttgacgaagaatccgcaagcgaattctgtttaaaagaataatatcatattattttaacaaatttaagatttacttttcgtgatatgagttttcgcacaataaataaaaaaatgttgatggcggaagtgataatttttttttaaatagcgactacaacgaccgcagtcgactgaccacacagtcatgcgaccacagtcgcggcaaatttctccgtgaacgcgacaatttgtcagttggcggccgacaaccgtcggtcgaccgcacagtcgcgcgactacagtcgtgttttgtagttttttattaaaccggacccaggtaGAACAACGTCCAAAAGTTGACGGCCAAAAAATAAAGCGGTCTCCAGTCAGGCTAAGCGTTTGGCACTCGTATCCAGATGGGAGGCTATGGGTAAGACTGGGGAAGCGCGGTGGCGTTTCAGCGGGAATGCGAGGAGATGATCGCGAAACAGGCCGAGAGGGCTAAGAAACAGCGGAAAATAATCGAAAACAGGAGGGCGGAACAACACAAGGCAAATGCTGACAGGAGGATGGAGGAAAGGGATGTAGAGCGGGTAGAGGAAAGGGATGCAGAGCGGGTAGAGGAAAGGGATGCAGAGCGGGTAGAGGAAAGGGATGCAGAGCGGGTAGAGGAAAGGGATGCAGAGCGGGTAGAGGAAAGGGATGCAGAGCGGGTAGAGGAAAGGGATGCAGAGCGGGTAGAGGAAAGGGATGCAGAGCGGGTAGAGGAAAGGGATGCAGAGCGGGTAGAGGAAAGGAATGCAGAGCGGGTAGAGGAAAGGGATGTAGTGCGGGTAGAGGAAAGGGATGCAGAGCGGGTAGAGGAAAGGGATGCAGAGCGGGTAGAGGAAAGGGATGCAGAGCGGGTAGAGGAAAGAGCGGGTAGAGGAAAGGGATGCAGAGCGGGTAGAGGAAAGGGATGCAAAGCGGGTAGAGGAAAGGGATGCAGAGCGGGTAGAGGAAAGGGATGCAGAGCGGGTAGAGGAAAGGGATGCAGAGCGGGTAGAGGAAAGGGATGTAGAGCGGGTAGAAGGAAAGGGATGCAGAGCGGGTAGAGGAAAGGGATGCAGAGCGGGTAGAGGAAAGGGATGTAGTGCGGGTAGAGGAAAGGGATGCAGAGCGGGTAGAGGAAAGGGATGCAGAGCGGGTAGAGGAAAGGGATGCAGAGCGGGTAGAGGAAAGGGATGCAGAGCGGGTAGAGGAAAGGGATGTAGTGCGGGTAGAAGAAAAGGGATGCAGAGCGGGTAGAGGAAAGGGATGCAGAGCGGGTAGAGGAAAGAGATGTAGTGCGGGTAGAGGAAAGGGATGCAGAGCTTGGTATGCATGCAATATGGCCTCAACATTATTATTATGCGTAatgatttgtatttattttgttaatctgAATCCGTCAAATATTAAGTAATTAAAGCTTAAAATATTTGGGTCTAATAGACGGAATCGAAcatgtataaacatataaaaatgctgcgtaaaaaaaactagttaataacaactaaatgtttttAGCGccgaaattaaacaaaaatgcatcccttgtgtttcattttcagacATGACACATGAAAAACGCCGCGCTAAACATTAGGAATCGCGCCAACAGCGCTATGCTTTGAAGGTGAATATAAGCGGCTCAGAgaatataatttaacattcacGAATTAAGGACAGCACTTACTGCACGAGTTAACGACAGCACTTACtgcaaatataatgaaaatgctgaaagtttaacccatttttgcctgcAAAATTCGAtcagtttatttcaaaattaaggatgttcagtatatttatttctataattagaatattaacagaaaatcctttaagcaaacagcgcagacccagatgagacgccgcatcatgcggcgtctcatctgggtctacgttgtttgcaaaggccttttttctagacgctaggcataaatgggttaaaagactTAATGAAAGGAAAAccgaaaataaaataacatttaggaAAATAGAGTACACACATTAATCGAGCGTGCAATAAACGTTTGGTCGACTTGCTTCGTTATCACTCCTCAAGACGACAAAGTTTACTTCATGTACATTGCgttattttggcatgttttgaagtcttACATTAAaagcttttaattgataaatgtatgaaTCGGAACGAAAGAGttcaattataaaacacaaattatattaaataaagaagagTAGTAAACCacaactgggctcgatccactgacttTTGAAGTACAAGTCTAGCCCTTAAACCCATCGTCCATCCGTGCTGACATTCTAattgatgtattgtatactttatataagcaatccttgtaatgtcaaaAAATATGTAGATAATAAACGAACTTTCAAAATTTAACAATCGTTTTGCATTTGTAACTGGCAGggtttttttaatcgtcaaaagatacatataatggatattttagatcgtggtaaatgttcagtattactgtgtccaTGGATAAAAActtaactacaatgaaaatttgcaaagctgatttgttttcaatattgtcaatgtatcaaaatgtgaaaaggtctctttaaagcTAACGTAAAACGACAACCGGTAAAACTTAGCGAAACtgattttagattttaaaaattCACGGTCGTTAAtgacgggcgccacctcttttttgagatgcttTAATAAacgagccaatgctacttccaaGGTGGCGCGCAGACCCAgatgtttttaaatttcatgGGTAATTATATAGAgtattaggttttatatgttttagcatatatcgcattatttttaaaatcgggtaatatagtgcgattcagcgaatattgattcatcattttttttacagaagAAATACATTCTCAacacatttaaaaacgtgagaacttttataagttgtggcatgatGGAGTTTTAAAAATCATTTCGATGAGTTTTAAATGGCCGTTGAATTTTAAAAGTCTTTGTACTGATTTTATTTCCATGGTCTTCgataagaaaaaaacatttatatgaaaaaatcccattggaaaacaAAAAGTCCAATTCGAAAATGAAACAATGCTATGACAAAGTctatctttgaacaaaaaatactgaaataaatttaaatattatataaaaaccaTATAAAAATAATCACAAAGAAACATTTTATCGCAAACATCATCTAAAATATCAATATCTTTAAGGCAAGAGGAACTTAAGCTTGCGAAATTctggtttcgcaaagttttcccGGTGGCCGTTATAATTTTAACGTATCATAACTTAATTAGCCGGTCTGGCGTTTTGGTGGGTTTCAAAGTTGCCAAAAAGCGTGCACCCCGAAAAAGCAAGTACGTTCGTTTGTCGTTTAGAGGGAGGGTGCGATCGTTCTAGCGCCTTGTCGTGTTGGAAGCCTCAAACCTGTCACTACGCCAGGTCGATGAACAAGAAATCAGCTACCATAAAAATCAGCCACCTTATGAACGCGTGCTTTATTTATCTGTCAGTTTTACAAGATTGTACAAAACATCACACACATTGTCGAAGAACCGAACGGCGTATGACTGACAAAATTGATATCTTTTACACGATTGTAACTTACTTCTTTGATAAGTTAATAAGGACGCGAGCTAAAAACTAAAGGATTGGTGAAGCGATAAGGCGCTGCGGTGTTCTGCTATAAAGAGAACGAACGCATTGAGGTAGGGTTCAAACAAGACAAGTTGTGAAAGCAACAACATGCTATCCTGCGTGACTTTGATTGCCATAGCTGTGGGGCTTACTGAGGTATGTAAGTCGACTTCAGTACAGTTTGTTTAAAGACACCTGCTCTCAATTttgcaaaatgaaaaataaaaacagatattaaaaaatgaatGCGTATTAAATTCCAACACCAGCATTACTCCCCctactaataaaaatatatgttcgttTATTGATATTCATTAATCGAAGTCTTAAAATTATAACGCGCTTGTAAGTCTTgagaattttttttacagaaacggCTGTTTCGGACAAGGTACTCAGTGTGATTTTTTATCATGACCTACTTGTATATGTACGTGCATATGCATTAACAATTGTATGTATGTTCACAGGCCACCTTTTGTACGGTCAAAAGCGAATGCGCGGCCAACGAATGCTGCTATATCCGACCGCAGTACCTCATCATGAGCAAACGGCAGATGGTACTTCCTGGACAGCCATTATGGACACCCGAACCCGGTGGGTTGAGTTGTCTGGGTAAATATGTGTAATTCAATGTTAAACGGTTCGGACTGCCGGATTGCGGTCGATAGATGTATAGACGCTATCTGGATAGAACGTTTTAAGTTAAGTTCTGCGCAATCGGCTATTTGCTCACATCTTTTAGCATAAGCCACAGAGTGATGATGTAAGCTCTAGTTAAAGATACATATTAAGTTAAGAAAATTCTTTGAAATTCATTTctcttattttgttatttaacacCGAACATGTTCCGTGCGAACACAACACCGATCAGTGTGTTTCATATACGGATTGTAGCAAACCCTCAGATTATTGCATGATTTAATAAGACTTACTCCGGAAGTGACTAGATCACCAAAGGCCCCACTTATATCTAGGATCATGCATAGCTGACACATTTGCAATcctttcttaacccatttatacctagtggactctcccatccttctaaattgaatcaatttatttccaaaattagggatgtctagtatatttatttctatatttagaatatttcttacagaaattcctttaagcaaacagtgtagaccctgaaaagaagccgcatcatgcggcgtctcatctgggtctacgctgtttgccaaggctttttttctagacgctagggaTAAATGGGTTCATCAGTATCATCCGTTAGTATTTGAATGAAACTACTGGTTCCcacatacatacatgttttttttctcactAGGTTGTATAGATCCGGTAATACCTATTCACAGGCAAGTCCATAAAAACGGACTCACAGAGCCTTTGATATTGTTTGCTGAGAGTTTTGCTGGGAGTTCATATGCACCCCTTCGTAAAGACAATCGCAGTCATCTGCAGATGATCAGTGAGCATCCCTTAACAGACTTCGTTCGtgaccaattaaggaaagcgatgaaaaaacttaataacacatttaatttaccTAAATGGCACTATACGGACATTATTCTTTGAACGAAACCTTTAAAAACAAGACAATGTTTCAAAACACCtttcttattgatattttatcgcgaaatttggaacagtgtaaatattcgaaAATTGTTATCGACCTAGGCTACATCACAAATAACAATGTGAACAAGATTGGTGCACTGCAACCTAATCGATAGCGCCACTCTGCGTCGGCAACACTGCAACAGTTTTCTATTATGGGGGATAGAGCGTACGGaataataacaaagtaaataaaaagcattgATTTCTTGCTTTAATTGTACTATATTTGCATGTGTTTGTGCTTGatacaggtaaacgttgataagtttttgcagtatcagtgtccCTTAGCCCTTACagtggtaataaaattttgcaccTTAGGAAAATAgacagcgcattgcaactctcagcaaccttTGAAATATAAAACTGAGAGtcgaattattgcaactatattGCAACTATTCACAGGCTTGTGCGAGACCTACAGGAACCCTGGCGGCCCCTGCCGTCTCATTTTGAACGGACATTGCGGCTGCTCTTCCGGTTACTCGTGCCAGTGGGTGCCCGAGCCGAGCACGACTGCGTCTGCGGGCCGACGCTCCATGATCTACCACCCCGGACCAGGCTCATATCAGTGTGCCGCCGACAACCCTTGAATGCGCCGATTACCAAAATGTGCATATAGTATTAAACGCGTTCAATGAATTTAAATGGTTTCTCTAATTGCTTACGAATAACGCTCATCCCGTTTAGCCATATATTGCGTCCCAATAAATGCTTACTAATACTTTTCAGGTCCTCCCAAGGTCAATATGACAGCCTCAGCATATCCCTCCCCCCTTTGCATGAAAGTCCGTAAAGAAATTCCAAGGCCTTAATTCAGTTTTGGAACGGTTAAGACTGATACTAACTCATCTGTAGCGGACCCAGAGAAGCCCACAAATAACTGTGAACGAACCACAGGTGAAGACACAGTGGCTTCAGGTGTAACAGAGGTCACAGCAAAAAAGGTCAGAGATGAACCAGAGGTCACAGAGGAAAGAGAGGTCACAGGTGAACCAGGGGTCACAGACACTGCAGTGGAGCCGAGTGGAAAAGTTTCTCCACGTACAAAACGTCAGAAAATGGATAAGGGTGTAACTACAAAGGAGAAAAAGGAAACAGAGCAGACGAAAGAAACGGAGGAAAAGACAAAACCAGAGGAGATAAGGGAGGCAACACGGCAAAGTGGGATACCAGTGATGGTCCACGGCCAAAAGGAAGACCCCTTTATCTTCTGCACCAAGGATGACCCCATATGGCCACCTATTAAGTAAGTTGTTATGTatactgtaactccaatataaagcagATGACAGGGCAAAAGCCAAAAACCCAAAGGATAAATGGGAAGTGTTTTTAATTTCTTGCTCACTTATTTCCAAGTTGTGTTTTAAATTgccaaatacatacatttaaaaatgacCGCATATGGCCACCTATTAAGCTGGTAGAATAATACTATTCTAAATAAGACAATCTTCTGGTATAAGTGGTTGTCAAGATCTGAGATTCAGGCATGTTTCATGCAATTTATCTTGTGAAATGAACAATTGAAGTTCATAGATAGTCTGTGTATTATCAATTCTTGGTCACAAACTGAATTTATAAATGGttacaatttttagctcgactattatatatgaaatatacagtagagctatcctactcatcccggcgtcggcgtgtgcgtgagcgttggaatgttaaagtttgcgtaccacctcaaatatttcctatgttccttgacatattgcttttatattttgcattcttctttaccaacatgaccccaacctattaacatgagcagacaactgtatcaagcattttgtaagaatcatggcccttttgtcactaagaatatgcatattcttgataaatctatgttaaagtttgcgtaccacctcaattaTTTCCTATACCCTTTGacaaattgcttttatattttgcatacttcttaaccaacatgactccaatctataaacaagagcagacaactatatcaagcattttgtaagaattatggcacttttttactaagaatatgaatattattgataaatctatgttaaagtttgcataccacctcaaatattttctatgtcctttgatatattgctttcatatttttcatacttcttaaccaacatgatcccaatctatcaacaagagcagataactgtatcaagcattttgacagatttatgaccccttttatacttagatattagaacatttggttaagttttgtgttttggtccattttattccttacgTATCATAGCCATTGCTTCCAGACTTGAAAAACTCgctaaggggactgtacagggcaagttgcataactctggttggctttttaacggaattttggcccttttctgtcttagtaactttgaattttgttaaatttgtgtttttatccactttacttcttaagtatcaaggctattggtttcaaacttcaaatactttcttactgtcatgatggtactgtacctgacaagttgaatttgaccatgacctttgaatgaccaccTTGATCCTCaaagtcaaattaataaattttgcttaaatttccacaacttttttttatttatgatcacatttgattcatactttgacacaaaacaacacttacctgacataccacaatggactccactcaaaccaccccaccccagaatccccccttaatttttttgcttatttttgaaagatcatctattaaatgaccacacacccacattatacccccctctccatgatggcttacgttatactgtaaagcactcgaatagtcgagcgcgctgtcctctgacagctcttgtttatttttcgcagtattaatattttatatttaaatatgattgaTTGTCCATAAGTATGCCTGAGTCCAGATCAAAGTGTGCACTAATAGTTaaatttttcttaaaaacaatacaaagtgtATTCATAACTTTATTTAATTTGGCAAGATAAATAAGGAGTTTCCATAAAAAGTTAATACAGAaaaacattcattcattcatgatTGATCTAGGATGGTTGCATTCTTGGCTGTGTATGAATGAGATATGAATTTCGTCACATTGTTACATGAACACATAACCAAGTACTTTTTGCTTATTTGTAGttagtttttcatttttattagtaaaataattagatacaaatagtcttataaatattgtgtatataaCTTTATACGGTGTACATTAATTGTTACCTTTTAGTGAGCGAAAAATCAAGGGATCATGTCGTTCATTCAGTACAATAGAGATCAATTACTGCATTGTGCAGGTGTGGATAGAAAACTGATAAAACCGGACAATGAAACTCTTTCACTATTGAAATCATACAGTATCTTGAAATACAGAGGCGCCCGGGGCGGTAATAAGCTGAAACGAAATCATGACATGAACCAGGGTGTTCACTTGGAGAATATTAAATTACTTCCAACAGAAATTCCTACAATAACCAGTAACTTGTCAAATACAGCAAAACCTCTGCAAACCATCCCAAAGACGACCATTCACGATAACCTTATAAAAGTCAAAATTGAAGCTAAAATCACCGTTAGCGGGCAGATAAACATCAAAATATGCAACATAAATCCTAGATCTGTAAAAAACAAGACCCTGTCTCTCAACGATTTTAAATCAACTAATGACTTTGATCTTGTTGCCATAACAGAAACCTGGCTTGGCACATCGACAGATAAAACCTGCTTTACCGAGCTCTTATCTGAAGGCtaccaaataaaacatgtacCACGTCCCAGTGGTCACCGTGGGGGCGGAGTTGCTCTAATACACAAGACTAGCATTGAAATAAAAGGCTTGACTTCAACTAAAGACAAACAATACACTACCTTTGAACACATGGACTGTAGTGTACAGATTAAAGACTACTCTCTGCGATTGGCTGTAATCTACAGACAACCTCCATCAAACGACAATGGCTTGAAATCAAGTACTTTCTTAGAGGAAGAATGGTCCCAGTTTTTATCAATATGCAACAAcagataaaaacatcattttgaccgGCGATCTGAATTTCCACCTTTACGATCCGTCTGATAAAGATACTCTAAAATTCAATAACATACTCCATTCTTTTGGTATGATGCAGCATGTAAAAGAGCCAACACACGTACGAGGACACACTCTGGACGTTGTGATCACCAGGGACACTGTGGATAAGGTATCCAACGTAGTTGTTACCAATCCTGGACTTTCATTCGGCTCGGGAAACATTTCTAAAGACCATTATGCCGTCATCTTTAATGCAAGAGCATCAAAACCGGCTCCGGTAAGAAAAACTGTAACCTTTCGGAAAATAAGAGGGATCAATATTGAAACCTTTAAACAGGATATCACAGAGTCAGAAATACAATTAGAAAATATACATGACCCTGAAACCCTTGTCAAAACTTATGATCCTAAACTTTCATCTTTGGTAGACAAACATGCTCCACTAAGAACCAAATCTATAACCCTGCGGCCGACTTGCCCGTGGTACACAGATGAGCTTCATGACGCTAAACATATAAAACGAAATTTTGAAAGAAAATGGCTAAAATCGAGACTCACTTTTGATCATGAAATTTATAGAAACCACTGCGCCAAAacgaacaaaatgttgaaaaaagcatgcgtagatttttattcagataaagtaacatcctgtggccgtgatcaaaagagcatgcacaaaatcacaaaacaccTTCCAGATGGCCCATCTGAAAAAGCTCTCCCGTTTGGCAAAACATCCGATGAGTTAGCACAAGATTTCAataattttttcataaataaagttgaaGGTATCAGAAAAGATATCTCTGAACATGCCCTATCTCAAGCAACTCCAAAACAGAGTAATGATAATAACCCAACAGCAGAAACATGCAGTTTGACACATTTCCGTCCGATAACTGAGGAAGAAGTTGAAAAAATCATGATGCAATCCCCAAATAAATCTTGCGAGCTTGACCCTATTCCAACTTGGCTcctgaaagaatgcaaaactgaactgctaccaatactgacaaaaatcatcaatctttcgatggaaacagcaagtgtgccaagatcctttaaaacatcacatataagacctttattaaaaaagcccaccttagataaagaaacactacaaaactatcgcccaatttcgaatctgccatatgtttcaaaattattggagaaagttgtcagcaaaagaatagatgaacatttgacagaaaacaatttaaatgaagaaagccagtctgcatacaggaagtttcactcaacagaaacagctttattaaaagtttaaaacgaTGTCCTACAATCATTAGATAAGAAAAAGGTCACTGTCTTTGTTATGCTGGATCTCTCTGCCGCTTTCGACACCATCGACCACATAACCCTATTAAACCGCCTCGAACAACAGTTTGGCCTTGCTGAAAAACCACTACAGTGGGTAGCTTCCTACCTATCTGACCGCTTCCAAACGGTGAGCATTGAAGGCAAGGTATCAGAACCAGTGCTGCTGACCTTCTGCGTACTCCCAGGGATCTGTGTTAGGCCTACAATTTTATACCATGTATACTAAACCTGTTGgggaaatttgcaaaaaacatggaCTCGGGCATCACTTCTACGCCGTTGACTCGCAGCTCTACCTTTCCTTTGAACCCACCGATGGAGCAGCCCAAGACGGAACACTAAATCGATTTGAAAAGTGCCTCCACGATATCATCTcgtggatgaatacaaatattCTCAAACTTAACGCCGACAAAACCGAGGCcatagtattttcaagtcaaaacaacgccaagtacgtagatgggttaactattaaagtaggggactcgacaattaaaccatcgcaatacgttcgaaatctcggtgcttggtttgattcaagaatgaacatggaacaccatattaatgctataagtaggtcatgtttcggtcagattaggcaagtaggtcacatcag
Protein-coding sequences here:
- the LOC127846243 gene encoding nipped-B-like protein B; translated protein: MIAKQAERAKKQRKIIENRRAEQHKANADRRMEERDVERVEERDAERVEERDAERVEERDAERVEERDAERVEERDAERVEERDAERVEERDAERVEERDAERVEERNAERVEERDVVRVEERDAERVEERDAERVEERDAERVEERAERVEERDAERVEERDVVRVEERDAERVEERDAERVEERDAERVEERDAERVEERDVVRVEEKGCRADMTHEKRRAKH
- the LOC127844316 gene encoding uncharacterized protein LOC127844316, whose amino-acid sequence is MLSCVTLIAIAVGLTEATFCTVKSECAANECCYIRPQYLIMSKRQMVLPGQPLWTPEPGLCETYRNPGGPCRLILNGHCGCSSGYSCQWVPEPSTTASAGRRSMIYHPGPGSYQCAADNP